The Rhodoferax ferrireducens T118 DNA segment TGGCCTGTCCCGCCTGACGCGCCATCAACAGCACGCGCAGCAACTCCGGCGGTACTGGCACCGGTTGCAGACCCGCCATCAGGTTGATGGCGTTCAGTGCGCTCGTCACACGGTAGCGGCTCATCATGTCGGCCAACCGGTTCATCTCGGTGAACGCTGCAGTTGCGGCAGCGGCCAGGGCTGCACTGTCATTGCCCTGCAGCGTCAGGTCGACCCGCGTGCCCATCAGAATTTGCGAGGACTGCTGAACATCCGCCTTGGCGTGCACCGACGGCACCACCAGGCCACACGCCAACAGTGGCAAGGCCAATGCAAGCTGACGCCGCCCGTGTTGAATGCGATCAGACGCAGGAGAAGCCATGGTCACGCCTTCAAGCAGGTCAGCGCGCCTGATCTGCCATGTAATTGACGGCGGCCTTGACTTCGTCATCGGTCAGCGTCGCATTGGCCCCGCGCGCGGGCATCTGGCCCTTGGCGCCGGTGAAGCCCTCAAGCGCGTGCTTATAAAGAACGTCATTGCCTTGGGCGATTCGCGGACCCCAGTCGGCTTTGTCGCCCGGCTTGGGCGCACCAGCCGCACCCACGGCGTGGCACATGGCACAGACCCTGCCAAAGACCGACTTGCCCACGGTGTTCTCGGCCACCGGAGCGGGTGCAGGCGCAGCCACAGGTGCCGGCGCTGTGGCAGGTGCGGGGGCGTCTTTTTGTCCGCAAGCGGCCAAAAAGGCCAGGCTCAGTGTCGCCAGCAGCAGGGTGGGTTTGTTCATTGTTGATCTCCTGAAAATCAGTTGAGTGGACCTGTGACGGCATGTTTGGATTTTTTATGCCCCAAAAAAAGTCGACACGCGTTAAAGATGTATTATAGGCACATCAAATGTTTTGCACCTTGTTGATGCCAATCAAACCAATTGACACGACTTTTGGTCACCATTTGCCGGGGCTAAAAAACACATGCCTGTGCAACCTCCGTCCTCCATGGAAAGGGCGGCCATTTTCAGCGAGCATCTTATTTTGAGTCAAGAGCAACTATCGAAGACACCCGAGACCACGCTGGCAACTGGCCGAAGCGAGTGCACCCACAGCGCCACCCTGACCAGCCCGCATGGGGCATTGCAGACAGCCCGCGCTCATCACGCAGGGTTCAGATATGTATTCGCAAAGCCAATGTCTGGTGGCTAGGGTGAATTTCTACCTGGCCGCGTTGTTGATGGTGTTTGCCATGGGCACAGGCGGTGCGCGCGCGGCCACCGGCTCCTACAACGCGGAGCTGCCGCCTGAACTCAACAGCGCCAAAAATTTGTGCGCCCTCGTGCCCTGTTCAGACGTGTTTCCTGGTGCCAGCAGCTTTTCTGAACGCATGGGCCAGCCGCCTTATGTTGAGGCCTATGGCGAGCACAAGGACGACAACAAGGACACGAAGAGCACGAAGAAAGATGAGACGCAGTCCCATCGTGGGCCGAACAACGGCAAGAAGGAACTGCTGGGCTATGTGATGCTGTCCACCGACATCACCGACATGCCGGCCTACTCGGGCAAGCCGGTCGTCACGCTGATCGGCATGGACCTGAAGGGCCGCTTCGTGGGCGTGAAGGTGCTCAAGCATTCCGAGCCCATCCTGCTGCTGGGCATCCCCGAATCGGCGCTGCTGAACTTCAACCAGCAATACGTTGGCAAGTCGGTCGCCGACAAGATTGAGGTCGGCCAGTCCCGGCCTGATGAAGGCGTGCTGGGTGTCGATGCGATCTCGGGCGCTACCGTCACCGTGATCACGCAAAACCAGGTCATGATGACAGCGGGCACGGCGGTTGCGCGCCAAGTCGGCATCCTCGCGCCGACGGTGCGCGAGCCGGCCCGCTTTGCAGCGAGCGGCCAGCATCTGAGTTGGGCGCAGCTGGTCAAGCAGGGCAGCGTGCAGCGTCTGCAGGTGTTACCCCAAGACGTGGGCATGGAGCGCGGCAGCGAGCCCTTTATTGAGCTGTGGTTTGGCGACCTCAACCACCCTGACATCGGCGCCAGCCTGCTCGGGGAGAACGTCTGGAACAACCTCCACTTGCAGTTCAAGGAAGGCGAGCACGCCATCTTCATCATCCGCACGGCGGGCACCGAATCATTCAAAGGCTCGGGCTTTGTGCGCGGTGGCATATACGACCGCGTGCAAGTCAAGCAGGGGGCGGATTCCTTCACCTTTCGCGACACCGACTACCTCAACCTCTATGGCCTTGCCGCAGCCGGGGCACCGGCCTTTACTGAATCCGCCATCTTCATCATCCGCTCCAAGACCTTCTCTGCGGCCTATCCCTGGAAGCTGTCATTCTTGGGCAACCGCGTGGACCGTGCCACCGGCAAGCGCAGCTTTGCCACCTTCGATGCCAAATACTGGCTGGCCGCCGACCTGTTGCTAGGCGGCCGACCGGTGATGGAAGAAACCGCAGCGCCCTGGGTGCAGGTGTGGAAATCGCGCGCCGTGGGAATTGCCTTGTTCGCCGCCTTGCTGATCATGGTCACCGTGGTCTATGCCTTTCGTGAAAAACTCACCCGCCGTTCAACCCACAAGAACAAGTGGCCGGTGAATGCCTTTAAATACAGCGCCTGGGCCCTGAGCATCGGCTTTGTCGGCTTTGGTGTCATGGCGCAGCCTTCCATCACCCAGGTGCTGACCTGGCTGCACACCCTGCTGTTTCATTGGACCTGGTCTCTTTTTCTCTCCGACCCCTTCATTTTCCTGTTCTGGATTTTTATCATCCTCACCGTGTTTCTGTACGGGCGTGGCCTGTTCTGCGGCTGGATGTGTCCGTTTGGCTCCCTGTCCGAGGCCCTGTACAAGCTCGGTGGCCTGATCGGCTTGAAGCGCTTTCAGGGTCACTTGCCACGCGTCTGGCACGACCGGCTCAAGTGGGTGAAGTACGCGGTGTTCTTCGGCCTGCTGACGGTGTCTTTGTTTTCCTTGGGTCTGGCCGAAATGCTGTCCGAGGTGGAGCCCTTCAAGACCACTTTCCTGGTGGGCATCAGCCATCGCGCCTGGCCTTATGGCCTGTTTGTCTGCGCGATTCTGGGCCTGTCGATCTTCATCGAGCGGCCCTACTGCAAATACATCTGCCCGCTCGGCGCCGCGCTGGCCATGCCCAGCACCTTCCGCTGGTTCGGCCTGCCGCGCAAGCAGGACTGCAACAGCTGCAAAGCCTGCGCCGTCGGTTGCGGCTCGCTGGCGATCGACGCCGATGGCCGCATCGACCACCGCGAATGTCTGCACTGCCTGGATTGCCTGGTGCTGTACACCGATGTGAAAGGTTGCCCGCCACTGGCCAAGGAACGCAAGCGACGCGAACGGGACGGACTGGAGATCACGCCCATTGGGCGCGACGGCTATTTCATTCCGATCCACGCCACTCCGATGGATGCCAAGGTCAGCCAGGGCCCCGACCCGCGCATGCCGACCGACCCGGTGCCGCGGCCCCACAAAACACAGGCCCGGTTCGGGCGGGCACTCTGGCTTGAATTGGTGGACCACCTGTGGCCCTGGAGCGCCGAGGGATGGACGTCGCAACGGGCGCTACAGATCGCCGGCTTGTCGCTGGCGCTGGCCGCCACCGTGGCTTGGGTGCTGGCGGCGACGGGGCGCCTGTCCGCCAGCGCCATCATTGGCTGGTGGATCGGCTGGAGCGTCTACGAAGTCCTGATTCGACTGTCGGGGCGCCGCTATGTGAAGGACGGCCCCTGGTGGCAGGGCCATTACCGCTATGCCAGTGTCATGGACATGCTGAGTTACGTGGGCTTCAAAAACTTGCTCATCGGTGCCGCGTTGTTTCTGAGCCTCAAAGCAGTGGGGCTGCTACTGGTATGAACTCATATCAAAAAATTTGAACCGTCTTACAACCCAAGAAAGGAAAATTCTCCATGAACACTCCCAACAATAAAATCGCGATCCCCAGGGATCTGGGTCGTCGCAATTTTCTCAACAAAACGGCAATTGCCGGCCTTGCCGGGGCTGGCTTGTCGGCCGGCCTGGTGGCCTGCAACAAGACGGCCGGTCCGGCTGCGACCGGCAGCCCGGCTGTAGCGGCTTCGGAGCCGGCCAAGAGTGGTGCTGTCGATTACTCAGCCTACGAGGTGCATCCCGGCCAACTCGATACTTACTACTCCTTTTCTTCCGGCGGTCACTCGGGCGAAGTTCGTATCTATGGCTTGCCCTCGGGCCGCTTGTTCAAGCGCATTCCGGTGTTCAACATTGACTGTCTCGTCGGCTGGGGTATCACCAACGAATCGAAGAAGATCATGGGCACCAACGCGGACGGCAGTCTGAAATACTTCACGGGTGACACCCATCATGTGCATCCGTCCTACACCGACGGAACCTACAACGGCAAACACCTTTTCGTCAATGACAAAATCCATGGTCGCATCGCGCGCGTGCGGCTCGATACCATGGAGTGCGACAAGATCACCGAATTGCCCAACGTCCAG contains these protein-coding regions:
- a CDS encoding c-type cytochrome — translated: MNKPTLLLATLSLAFLAACGQKDAPAPATAPAPVAAPAPAPVAENTVGKSVFGRVCAMCHAVGAAGAPKPGDKADWGPRIAQGNDVLYKHALEGFTGAKGQMPARGANATLTDDEVKAAVNYMADQAR
- a CDS encoding NosR/NirI family protein, which codes for MVFAMGTGGARAATGSYNAELPPELNSAKNLCALVPCSDVFPGASSFSERMGQPPYVEAYGEHKDDNKDTKSTKKDETQSHRGPNNGKKELLGYVMLSTDITDMPAYSGKPVVTLIGMDLKGRFVGVKVLKHSEPILLLGIPESALLNFNQQYVGKSVADKIEVGQSRPDEGVLGVDAISGATVTVITQNQVMMTAGTAVARQVGILAPTVREPARFAASGQHLSWAQLVKQGSVQRLQVLPQDVGMERGSEPFIELWFGDLNHPDIGASLLGENVWNNLHLQFKEGEHAIFIIRTAGTESFKGSGFVRGGIYDRVQVKQGADSFTFRDTDYLNLYGLAAAGAPAFTESAIFIIRSKTFSAAYPWKLSFLGNRVDRATGKRSFATFDAKYWLAADLLLGGRPVMEETAAPWVQVWKSRAVGIALFAALLIMVTVVYAFREKLTRRSTHKNKWPVNAFKYSAWALSIGFVGFGVMAQPSITQVLTWLHTLLFHWTWSLFLSDPFIFLFWIFIILTVFLYGRGLFCGWMCPFGSLSEALYKLGGLIGLKRFQGHLPRVWHDRLKWVKYAVFFGLLTVSLFSLGLAEMLSEVEPFKTTFLVGISHRAWPYGLFVCAILGLSIFIERPYCKYICPLGAALAMPSTFRWFGLPRKQDCNSCKACAVGCGSLAIDADGRIDHRECLHCLDCLVLYTDVKGCPPLAKERKRRERDGLEITPIGRDGYFIPIHATPMDAKVSQGPDPRMPTDPVPRPHKTQARFGRALWLELVDHLWPWSAEGWTSQRALQIAGLSLALAATVAWVLAATGRLSASAIIGWWIGWSVYEVLIRLSGRRYVKDGPWWQGHYRYASVMDMLSYVGFKNLLIGAALFLSLKAVGLLLV